A DNA window from Thiobacillus denitrificans ATCC 25259 contains the following coding sequences:
- the queC gene encoding 7-cyano-7-deazaguanine synthase QueC, translated as MKPCAIVLLSGGLDSATALAMAREAGFACHALSLDYGQRHTAELAAAARLAAQLGAVEHRVIRLGLGDFGGSALTDASIAVPESPVAGIPVTYVPARNTVMLALALAWAEVLGARDIFIGVNAVDYSGYPDCRPEFIEAFERMANLATKAGVEGAQLRIHAPLQHLSKAEIIHRGTALGVDYAQTVSCYQADAEGRACGRCDACRLRREGFLAAGLADPTRYAR; from the coding sequence TTGTCGGGTGGCCTCGATTCCGCCACCGCGCTCGCGATGGCGCGCGAGGCGGGCTTTGCCTGCCACGCCCTGAGCCTCGATTACGGCCAGCGTCACACCGCCGAACTCGCCGCCGCGGCGCGCCTTGCCGCGCAGCTCGGCGCGGTCGAGCATCGCGTGATCCGTCTCGGCCTCGGCGACTTCGGTGGTTCGGCGCTGACCGACGCGTCGATCGCCGTGCCCGAGAGTCCTGTCGCGGGCATTCCCGTCACCTATGTGCCCGCCCGCAATACCGTCATGCTCGCCCTCGCGCTGGCGTGGGCCGAGGTGCTCGGCGCGCGCGACATCTTCATCGGCGTCAACGCCGTCGACTATTCGGGCTATCCGGACTGCCGTCCCGAATTCATCGAGGCTTTCGAGCGCATGGCGAATCTGGCAACCAAGGCCGGCGTCGAAGGTGCGCAACTCCGTATCCACGCCCCCCTGCAACACCTCTCGAAAGCCGAGATCATCCATCGCGGGACGGCGCTCGGTGTCGACTACGCGCAAACGGTGAGCTGTTACCAGGCCGACGCCGAAGGGCGCGCCTGCGGACGCTGCGACGCCTGTCGCCTCAGGCGTGAGGGGTTTCTTGCCGCCGGCTTGGCCGACCCCACGCGATACGCCCGGTGA
- a CDS encoding YeeE/YedE family protein — translation MTYEDFASAQSFLLWSTFAVALVMGAVVNKTNFCTMGAVSDWVNMGDTGRMRAWVLAIAVGVLGVMGLEAAGLVNVTNTFPPYRQNNFPWLENLLGGALFGIGMVLASGCGNKTLVRIGGGNLKSVMVFLVIAVIAYFMINPFPGSDKTLYSTLFYGWTNPTAVSLTTNQDLGAMLFAENADTGRMVMGAVIGGLLLIWAFKSAEFRSSFDNILGGLVVGLAVLAAWYITSNVMVDADGEIMSLQTYVQDWDLYAPADAVRPAAAGPLASQSFTFINPMGQSLGYATNGFDRTLLTFGIMALAGVVAGSLLWALISRSFRFEWFASVRDFFNHLVGAVLMGFGGVLAMGCTIGQGVTGFSTLAIGSILTFVAIVLGSAVTMKVQYYKMVYESEATFLKAFVTALADLRLLPAGMRKLEAV, via the coding sequence ATGACTTATGAAGATTTCGCAAGCGCCCAATCGTTCTTACTGTGGTCGACCTTCGCGGTCGCCCTCGTCATGGGCGCGGTCGTCAACAAGACCAATTTCTGCACCATGGGCGCCGTGTCCGACTGGGTCAACATGGGCGACACCGGACGCATGCGCGCCTGGGTCCTCGCGATCGCGGTCGGCGTGCTCGGCGTCATGGGCCTCGAGGCCGCCGGTCTCGTGAATGTCACGAATACCTTCCCACCGTACCGCCAGAACAATTTCCCCTGGCTCGAAAACCTGCTCGGCGGCGCGCTCTTCGGAATAGGCATGGTGCTCGCCTCGGGTTGCGGCAACAAGACCCTGGTCCGCATCGGCGGCGGCAACCTCAAGTCGGTCATGGTGTTCCTGGTCATCGCCGTGATCGCCTATTTCATGATCAACCCCTTCCCGGGCAGCGACAAGACCCTGTACTCGACGCTGTTCTACGGCTGGACCAACCCGACCGCCGTCTCCTTGACCACCAACCAGGATCTCGGCGCGATGCTGTTCGCGGAGAACGCCGACACCGGCCGCATGGTCATGGGCGCGGTCATCGGCGGCCTGCTGCTGATCTGGGCGTTCAAGTCGGCCGAATTCCGCAGCAGCTTCGACAACATCCTCGGCGGCCTCGTCGTCGGCCTCGCCGTGCTTGCGGCCTGGTATATCACGAGCAACGTCATGGTCGACGCTGACGGCGAGATCATGTCGCTGCAGACCTACGTGCAGGACTGGGACCTCTACGCGCCCGCCGATGCGGTTCGCCCCGCCGCCGCCGGCCCGCTCGCCTCGCAGTCGTTCACCTTCATCAACCCGATGGGCCAGTCTCTTGGCTACGCGACCAACGGCTTCGACCGCACTCTGCTCACCTTTGGCATCATGGCGCTCGCCGGCGTCGTCGCCGGCTCGCTGCTGTGGGCGCTCATTTCGCGCAGCTTCCGCTTCGAATGGTTCGCCTCGGTGCGCGACTTCTTCAATCATCTCGTCGGTGCAGTCCTCATGGGCTTCGGCGGCGTTCTCGCCATGGGCTGCACGATCGGTCAGGGCGTCACGGGCTTCTCCACCCTGGCGATCGGGTCCATTCTGACCTTCGTCGCGATCGTGCTTGGCAGCGCCGTGACGATGAAAGTGCAGTACTACAAGATGGTGTACGAGAGCGAGGCGACCTTCCTCAAGGCCTTCGTCACCGCGCTCGCCGACCTTCGGCTGCTGCCGGCCGGAATGCGCAAGCTGGAAGCGGTTTAA